A single window of Rhizobium indicum DNA harbors:
- a CDS encoding GH36-type glycosyl hydrolase domain-containing protein, producing the protein MSISHLSPSLPREPDMKQIDHNGSIRSTYLSIEDIKAMGDAVARNGVDQLPAFAPFDFFARHKENEKEILRVYRTTATDVEAGETITPAAEWLLDNHYIVEEAIQEVRRDFPRRFYRELPTMVVGGVEVPRTLVLAWLYVAHTHSTISQESLTALVDGFQASETLRIGELWALPSLVRYVLVENLRRISSRVEASRRLRRRANEAADELVRLTDPAGAAAYLKTLEPLAEDNTFSTQFLYRLRDGSQTSSLAITWLDERLEELGRNTEEATTAEHSRLSSGNVTMGNIIRSLREIDDAEWSVWVEQVSHVDKLLWEHSDYGILDSGSRNKYRKQIEKLAKRSPLSEMEIAQLALDMTDAAKASDEPQPHEPNVGGFLSGAQRPKLEARANYRPTVTQHFVRAVRRFNWLAIAVPVMLLTVIAMAIVGKFMANAGMGAVEIALLLIMFSVPASEGATGLFNTLLSFFVTPARLVGYEFKEGIPEDARTLLVVPCLISNRDSVDDHVRNLEVHYLANPRGEIYFAMLSDWPDSDVEETPADLEVLDYARREIANLSARYAYDGKTRFYLLHRRRLYNPSEGVWMGWERKRGKLHELNMLLRGDRDTTYLPGANTVPANVQYVMTLDADTRLMRDAVTKLVGKLYHPINRPVINPKTGRVESGYGVLQPRVTPSLTTGKDASVFQRVFSINRGLDPYVFTVSDVYQDLAGEGTFTGKGLYHVDAFEASLKGRIDENSVLSHDLLEGSMARCALVTDLELVEDFPIRYEVETSRQHRWARGDWQLLPYMFNPKYGVTALGRWKMFDNLRRSLTPIAWFFASVLGWYFMGPLGALIWQILLIFCLFVAPTLSLINGIIPRTSDIIARAHLYTVWADITAANAQVALRIVFIADSACMMADAIGRSLYRLFVSRKLMLQWRTAASVQAGGQGTLISYYKAMWHAPALALLALGFAALPGDNAFLVGIPFALLWILSPVVAWYVSQSAETEDRLEVADSVSSELRKIARRTWRYFETFTTAEQNYLPPDNIQETPHVIVAARTSPTNIGVYLLSVVSGRHFGWFSFEETLERLEQTIATIDKMEKFRGHLFNWYHTDTLQTLGPRYVSAVDSGNLAGHLIAISSACRNWAEAPSAHMQGNLDGVGDTAGILGEVLADLPDDRKTVRPLRRRLEERIVGFQNALAAVKREHEFASIRIINLAVLARDIEKLAANLDHEVKSKQSEEVTLWAASLVKVCEAHISDSTFDLSKVDALRPRLVALRDKARDLAFSMDFGFLFRPERRLLSIGYRVESGELDQACYDLLASECRLTSLFGIAKGDLPTEHWYRLGRQVVPVGSRGALVSWSGSMFEYLMPPLVMQERGGGILNQTNNLVVVEQMNYARKLGIPWGISEAAFNARDHNLNYQYTNFGVPTLGLKRGLGHNAVIAPYASLLAAQYDPPAALENLQRLRKVGALGKFGFHDAVDFTPTRVPEGKKCAVVYNYYAHHHGMSIAAVANVAFNGHLRELFHADPVIEAAELLLQEKAPRDIPVMSGKHESDTPASIQDDLLRPELRKISDPASRDRELVFLSNGHYSVMLTATGAGYSRWNNLSVSRWKPDPTEDRWGSFIFLRDTATNEWWSATSEPKGVEGEKIKVEFADEKAQFTKMVGDLTSEVECIVATEHDAEARRVTLLNMGTEDRFIEVTSYLEPVITSDDTDNAHPAFARMFVKTEIGKRGDVIRAERNKRDPNEPNISIAHLIVDNAGDTRHTEFETDRRKFIGRGRSLADAAAFDPGATLSGSDGFMLDAVMSLRRTVRVPAGKKVSVIFWTIAAPSREEVDKAVNRYRHPDAFTHELVQAWTRTQVQMRHVGVTSQQAAAFQHLGRYLVYPDMQLRKDEATVEAGLQSQSALWPLAISGDFPIFTLRINDDMDLDIAREALLAQEYLRSRGVTADLVIMNERASSYAQDMQHALDAMCENVRRMGQADGLRQHIFAVRKDLMEEATYHALIAASRVTLHTKNGKVVDQINRAVALFVPSKEELQEMERAERNKAPVKRIAPVPPAVVPAVVIEEEGDLDFWNGIGGFARDGREYVVRLPGGHATPQPWINVISNDKFGFHVSAEGSGFTWSANSRDYQLTSWSNDAVVNRSGEAFYLTDLDSGAVMTPFAALSRRPDIRFEARHGLGYSVFSSVQHDIALELTQTIDREKPVKLQRLRLRNTGSASRKLRLYGYVEWVLGSNPARTVPFILSSHDEETGALFATNPYSIDFSNRTAFFAASETLSSFSASRREFIGKAGTIQTPQAVTSAAALSGTTDLDGDPAAALAIDIELGAGEERHFTFFLGDTPTEEEARAVIADIRKASFDDAVEANRAFWQDFTGRLQISTPDRGMNNLVNTWLPYQSLGCRIMARTAFYQASGAFGFRDQLQDTLAFVLHEPSLARRQILNAASRQFREGDVQHWWLPGTGAGVRTLISDDVVWLSYAIHHYCSVTGDKDVLDEEIAFLEGPALLEGQHDSFYKPEISEDKASVYEHAALALDLAIARKGENGLPLFLGGDWNDGMNRVGIGGRGTSVWLGWFLAGALRSFIPYAEERGDTVRAERWSAHLTELKKALETAAWDGGYYRRGTFDDGALLGSRESPECRIDSIAQSWSVLSGEGDPARAVTAMEAVLDQLVDEDARIIRLFTPPFINSARDPGYIKAYPPGVRENGGQYTHAATWVVMALAELKRGDDAFRCFQILNPITHSLDKASAEQYRVEPYVVAADVYGHDPYTSRGGWTWYTGSAGWLYRAAVEGILGIRLQDGRLYVRPSLPSEWDGFAAEVEQGGGKYRISVSKASNDSGYTLSINGCEVTDPEEGYPLG; encoded by the coding sequence ATGTCTATTTCTCATCTTTCTCCGAGCCTTCCGCGCGAACCCGATATGAAGCAGATCGATCACAACGGTTCGATCCGTTCGACCTATCTGTCGATCGAGGACATCAAGGCGATGGGCGATGCGGTCGCCCGCAACGGCGTCGACCAGCTGCCGGCTTTCGCCCCCTTCGATTTCTTTGCGCGCCATAAGGAAAACGAGAAGGAAATCCTGCGCGTCTACCGGACCACGGCGACCGACGTCGAGGCCGGCGAGACGATCACGCCGGCGGCAGAATGGCTGCTGGATAATCACTATATCGTCGAAGAGGCGATCCAGGAGGTGCGGCGCGACTTCCCCCGGCGATTCTATCGCGAATTGCCGACCATGGTCGTCGGCGGCGTCGAGGTGCCGCGCACCCTCGTACTTGCCTGGCTCTATGTCGCCCATACCCACAGCACGATCTCGCAGGAAAGTCTGACGGCGCTGGTCGACGGCTTCCAGGCCAGCGAGACGCTGAGGATCGGCGAACTCTGGGCGTTGCCCTCTCTCGTGCGCTACGTGCTCGTGGAAAACCTTCGCCGTATTTCGAGCCGCGTCGAAGCCAGCCGCCGGCTGCGCCGCCGCGCCAACGAGGCGGCCGACGAATTGGTGCGCCTGACCGATCCGGCCGGGGCGGCCGCCTATCTGAAGACGCTGGAACCGCTTGCCGAGGACAATACCTTCTCGACGCAGTTCCTCTATCGCTTGCGCGACGGCTCGCAGACGTCGAGCCTGGCGATCACCTGGCTTGACGAGCGGTTGGAAGAGCTCGGCCGCAACACCGAAGAGGCGACCACGGCCGAACACAGCCGGCTCTCTTCTGGCAACGTGACGATGGGCAACATCATCCGCAGCCTTCGCGAGATCGATGATGCCGAATGGTCGGTCTGGGTCGAGCAGGTCAGCCATGTCGACAAGCTGCTCTGGGAGCATTCGGATTACGGCATCCTCGATTCCGGCTCGCGCAACAAATATCGCAAGCAGATCGAGAAGCTGGCCAAGCGCTCGCCGCTGTCGGAAATGGAAATCGCCCAGCTGGCGCTCGACATGACCGATGCCGCCAAGGCCTCCGACGAGCCGCAGCCGCATGAGCCGAATGTCGGCGGCTTCCTGTCGGGCGCGCAGCGGCCGAAGCTCGAGGCGCGGGCGAATTATCGCCCGACGGTCACCCAGCATTTCGTGCGCGCTGTGCGCCGGTTCAACTGGCTGGCGATTGCCGTGCCCGTCATGCTGCTGACGGTTATCGCCATGGCGATCGTCGGCAAGTTCATGGCGAATGCCGGCATGGGTGCGGTCGAAATCGCCCTGCTGCTGATCATGTTCTCGGTGCCGGCGTCGGAAGGGGCGACAGGCCTCTTCAACACCTTGCTGTCCTTCTTCGTGACGCCGGCGCGCCTCGTCGGTTACGAGTTCAAGGAAGGCATTCCGGAAGATGCGCGCACGCTGCTCGTCGTGCCCTGCCTGATCTCGAACCGCGACAGTGTCGACGACCACGTACGCAATCTCGAGGTCCATTATCTCGCCAATCCGCGCGGCGAGATCTATTTCGCGATGCTGAGCGACTGGCCAGACAGCGACGTCGAGGAAACGCCTGCCGATCTCGAGGTTCTCGATTATGCCAGGCGCGAAATCGCCAATCTCTCCGCTCGTTATGCCTATGACGGCAAGACGCGTTTCTATCTGTTGCATCGCCGCCGCCTCTACAATCCCTCGGAAGGCGTCTGGATGGGCTGGGAACGCAAGCGCGGCAAGCTGCATGAGCTGAACATGCTTCTGCGCGGCGACCGCGACACGACCTACCTGCCGGGCGCCAATACCGTGCCGGCCAATGTGCAATATGTCATGACGCTCGATGCCGATACGCGCCTGATGCGCGATGCCGTCACCAAGCTCGTCGGCAAGCTCTATCATCCGATCAACCGCCCGGTCATCAACCCGAAAACCGGCCGCGTCGAAAGTGGCTATGGCGTGCTGCAGCCGCGTGTCACCCCGTCGCTGACGACGGGCAAGGACGCGTCGGTCTTCCAGCGCGTCTTTTCGATCAACCGCGGCCTCGATCCTTATGTCTTCACCGTTTCCGACGTCTATCAGGATCTCGCCGGCGAAGGCACCTTCACCGGCAAGGGCCTTTACCATGTCGATGCCTTCGAAGCGTCGCTGAAGGGCCGGATCGACGAGAACTCCGTGCTCAGCCACGATCTTCTCGAAGGTTCGATGGCGCGTTGCGCGCTCGTCACAGATCTCGAACTGGTGGAGGATTTCCCGATCCGCTATGAGGTGGAAACCTCGCGCCAGCATCGCTGGGCGCGTGGCGACTGGCAGCTTCTCCCCTACATGTTCAATCCGAAATACGGCGTCACGGCACTCGGCCGCTGGAAGATGTTCGACAATCTGCGCCGCTCGCTGACGCCGATCGCCTGGTTCTTCGCCTCGGTGCTCGGCTGGTATTTCATGGGGCCGCTCGGCGCGCTCATCTGGCAGATTCTGCTGATCTTCTGCCTCTTCGTCGCGCCGACACTGTCGCTCATAAACGGCATCATCCCGCGCACCAGCGATATCATTGCCCGCGCTCATCTCTATACGGTCTGGGCCGATATCACGGCCGCCAATGCGCAGGTTGCGCTGCGCATCGTCTTCATCGCCGATTCGGCTTGCATGATGGCGGATGCGATCGGCCGTTCGCTCTACCGCCTGTTCGTCAGCCGCAAGCTGATGCTGCAATGGCGGACCGCCGCCAGCGTTCAGGCCGGCGGCCAGGGCACGTTGATCTCCTACTACAAGGCGATGTGGCATGCACCGGCGCTGGCTCTGCTGGCACTCGGTTTCGCAGCCCTTCCCGGCGACAACGCCTTCCTCGTCGGCATTCCCTTCGCGCTGCTGTGGATATTATCGCCGGTTGTCGCCTGGTATGTCAGCCAGTCGGCGGAGACCGAGGACCGGCTCGAGGTTGCCGATTCCGTGTCGAGCGAACTGCGCAAGATCGCCCGGCGCACCTGGCGCTATTTCGAGACCTTCACGACGGCCGAGCAGAACTATCTGCCGCCGGACAATATCCAGGAAACGCCGCATGTGATCGTTGCGGCGCGCACCTCGCCGACCAATATCGGCGTTTATCTGCTTTCCGTCGTCTCCGGCCGGCATTTCGGCTGGTTCTCCTTCGAGGAGACGCTCGAGCGGCTGGAGCAGACGATCGCGACGATCGACAAAATGGAGAAATTCCGCGGTCACCTGTTCAACTGGTACCACACCGATACGCTGCAGACGCTTGGTCCTCGTTATGTCTCGGCCGTCGACAGCGGCAATCTCGCCGGCCATCTGATCGCCATTTCATCGGCCTGCCGCAACTGGGCCGAGGCGCCGTCCGCTCATATGCAGGGCAATCTCGACGGCGTTGGCGACACGGCCGGCATTCTCGGCGAAGTGCTGGCGGACCTGCCCGACGATCGCAAGACCGTGCGCCCGCTGCGCCGACGCCTGGAGGAGCGCATTGTCGGTTTCCAGAACGCGCTTGCCGCCGTCAAGCGCGAGCACGAATTCGCCTCCATCCGTATCATCAACCTCGCCGTTCTCGCGCGTGACATCGAGAAGCTCGCCGCCAATCTCGACCATGAGGTCAAGTCGAAGCAGAGCGAAGAGGTCACCTTGTGGGCGGCATCGCTGGTGAAGGTCTGCGAGGCGCATATTTCCGACAGCACCTTCGATCTTTCCAAGGTCGATGCGCTGAGGCCGCGGCTGGTGGCGCTGCGCGACAAGGCGCGCGATCTCGCCTTCTCGATGGATTTCGGCTTCCTGTTCCGGCCAGAGCGGCGTCTGCTGTCGATCGGCTATCGCGTCGAAAGCGGTGAACTCGACCAGGCCTGCTATGACCTTCTCGCCTCGGAATGCCGCCTGACCAGCCTCTTCGGCATCGCCAAGGGCGATCTGCCGACGGAACACTGGTACCGCCTCGGCCGTCAGGTCGTGCCTGTGGGGTCGCGCGGCGCGCTGGTTTCCTGGTCCGGCTCGATGTTCGAATATCTGATGCCGCCGCTCGTCATGCAGGAGCGCGGTGGGGGGATTCTCAACCAGACGAACAATCTGGTCGTCGTCGAGCAGATGAACTACGCCCGCAAGCTCGGTATTCCGTGGGGCATTTCGGAAGCGGCCTTCAATGCCCGCGACCATAACCTCAACTATCAGTACACGAATTTCGGCGTGCCGACGCTCGGCCTGAAGCGCGGTCTCGGCCACAACGCCGTCATCGCGCCCTACGCCTCGCTGCTCGCCGCCCAGTACGACCCGCCGGCCGCGCTGGAAAACCTGCAGAGGCTGCGCAAGGTCGGTGCACTCGGCAAGTTCGGCTTCCACGACGCCGTCGACTTCACGCCGACGCGCGTGCCGGAAGGCAAGAAATGCGCGGTGGTCTACAATTATTATGCCCACCATCACGGCATGTCGATCGCGGCGGTCGCCAACGTCGCCTTCAACGGTCATCTGCGCGAGCTCTTTCACGCCGATCCCGTCATCGAGGCGGCGGAACTGCTGCTGCAGGAAAAGGCGCCGCGCGACATTCCCGTCATGAGCGGCAAGCACGAGTCCGACACGCCCGCCAGCATCCAGGACGATCTCCTACGGCCGGAGCTCAGGAAGATCAGCGATCCGGCTTCCCGCGACCGCGAACTCGTGTTCCTGTCGAACGGTCATTATTCGGTGATGCTGACGGCGACGGGCGCCGGTTATTCCCGCTGGAACAATCTTTCCGTTTCCCGTTGGAAGCCTGATCCGACTGAAGACCGCTGGGGCAGTTTCATCTTCCTGCGCGATACCGCCACCAATGAATGGTGGTCGGCGACATCAGAGCCGAAGGGCGTCGAAGGCGAAAAGATCAAGGTCGAATTCGCCGACGAGAAGGCGCAGTTCACCAAGATGGTCGGCGACCTCACAAGCGAGGTGGAGTGCATCGTCGCGACCGAGCATGATGCCGAGGCCCGCCGCGTCACCCTGCTCAACATGGGCACGGAAGACCGTTTCATCGAGGTCACCTCCTATCTCGAACCGGTGATCACCTCCGACGATACCGACAATGCGCATCCGGCATTCGCCCGCATGTTCGTCAAGACAGAGATCGGCAAGCGCGGCGACGTCATCCGCGCCGAACGCAACAAGCGCGATCCGAACGAGCCGAACATCAGCATCGCGCATCTGATCGTCGACAATGCCGGCGACACCCGCCATACCGAATTCGAGACCGACCGGCGCAAGTTCATCGGCCGTGGCCGCAGTCTTGCCGATGCGGCGGCCTTCGATCCGGGTGCCACGCTTTCCGGCAGCGACGGCTTCATGCTTGATGCCGTGATGTCGCTGCGCCGCACCGTCCGCGTACCGGCCGGCAAGAAAGTCAGCGTGATCTTTTGGACGATTGCGGCGCCAAGCCGCGAGGAAGTCGACAAGGCGGTTAATCGCTACCGTCATCCCGATGCCTTCACCCACGAGCTCGTCCAGGCCTGGACACGCACGCAGGTGCAGATGCGCCATGTCGGCGTCACCTCCCAGCAGGCGGCGGCCTTCCAGCATCTCGGACGCTACCTCGTCTATCCCGACATGCAGCTGCGCAAGGACGAGGCGACCGTCGAGGCCGGCCTGCAGTCGCAATCAGCGCTCTGGCCGCTGGCAATCTCCGGCGACTTCCCGATCTTCACGCTGCGCATCAACGACGACATGGATCTCGACATCGCCCGCGAGGCGCTGCTGGCGCAGGAATATCTGCGTTCGCGCGGCGTCACCGCCGATCTGGTGATCATGAACGAACGCGCTTCGTCCTATGCGCAAGATATGCAGCATGCGCTCGACGCCATGTGCGAAAACGTGCGCCGCATGGGCCAGGCCGACGGGTTGCGCCAGCATATCTTTGCGGTTCGCAAGGACCTGATGGAGGAAGCCACCTATCATGCGCTGATCGCGGCTTCCCGCGTCACGCTGCATACCAAGAACGGCAAGGTGGTCGATCAGATCAACCGCGCTGTCGCGCTGTTTGTACCCTCCAAGGAGGAGCTGCAGGAGATGGAACGGGCCGAGCGCAACAAAGCCCCCGTCAAGCGTATCGCGCCGGTGCCGCCAGCTGTCGTGCCGGCCGTCGTCATCGAGGAGGAAGGCGATCTCGACTTCTGGAACGGCATCGGCGGCTTTGCCCGCGACGGGCGCGAATATGTCGTTCGGCTGCCTGGAGGTCATGCGACGCCGCAGCCCTGGATCAATGTCATCTCCAATGACAAGTTCGGCTTCCATGTGTCGGCCGAGGGCTCAGGCTTCACCTGGAGCGCCAATTCGCGCGACTATCAGCTGACCTCCTGGTCGAACGATGCCGTGGTCAACCGTTCGGGCGAGGCATTCTATCTCACCGATCTGGACAGCGGTGCCGTCATGACGCCGTTTGCAGCGCTTTCCCGCCGCCCGGACATCCGCTTCGAAGCCCGCCACGGGCTCGGTTATTCCGTCTTCTCCAGCGTTCAGCACGATATCGCGCTCGAGCTGACACAGACGATCGACCGCGAAAAGCCGGTGAAACTGCAGCGCCTGCGCTTGCGCAATACCGGTTCGGCTAGCCGTAAGCTGCGTCTCTACGGTTATGTCGAATGGGTCCTCGGCAGCAATCCGGCCCGCACGGTGCCTTTCATCCTGTCGAGCCATGACGAGGAGACGGGGGCGCTGTTTGCCACCAATCCCTACAGCATCGATTTTTCCAACCGCACCGCCTTTTTCGCGGCGAGCGAGACGCTTTCGAGCTTCTCGGCAAGCCGGCGCGAATTCATCGGCAAGGCGGGAACGATCCAGACGCCGCAGGCCGTCACCTCCGCCGCTGCCCTTTCCGGTACGACCGATCTCGACGGTGATCCGGCCGCGGCGCTTGCGATCGACATCGAGCTCGGCGCCGGCGAGGAGCGCCACTTCACCTTCTTCCTCGGCGATACGCCAACGGAAGAAGAAGCGCGCGCCGTCATCGCCGATATCCGCAAGGCTTCGTTCGACGATGCCGTCGAGGCGAACCGCGCCTTCTGGCAAGACTTCACCGGCAGGCTGCAGATATCGACGCCGGATCGTGGGATGAACAATCTCGTCAATACCTGGCTGCCGTATCAGAGCCTCGGCTGCCGCATCATGGCGCGCACCGCCTTCTACCAGGCAAGCGGAGCCTTCGGCTTCCGCGATCAGCTGCAGGACACGCTGGCCTTCGTGTTGCACGAACCCTCGCTTGCCCGCCGGCAGATCCTGAATGCCGCTTCGCGGCAATTCCGCGAAGGCGATGTCCAGCATTGGTGGCTGCCGGGAACGGGTGCCGGCGTGCGCACGCTGATCTCGGACGACGTCGTCTGGCTCAGCTATGCAATCCATCACTATTGCAGCGTTACCGGCGACAAGGACGTGCTCGACGAGGAGATCGCCTTCCTGGAAGGGCCGGCACTGCTCGAAGGCCAGCACGACTCCTTCTACAAGCCGGAAATTTCCGAGGACAAGGCGAGCGTCTACGAACACGCGGCGCTGGCGCTCGATCTCGCCATCGCCCGCAAGGGGGAAAACGGCCTGCCGCTATTCCTTGGCGGCGACTGGAACGACGGCATGAACCGCGTCGGCATCGGTGGGCGCGGCACCAGCGTCTGGCTCGGCTGGTTCCTGGCGGGCGCCTTGCGCTCCTTCATTCCCTATGCCGAAGAGCGCGGCGACACGGTCCGGGCAGAGCGCTGGTCGGCGCATCTCACCGAGCTGAAGAAGGCGCTCGAAACAGCGGCCTGGGATGGCGGCTACTATCGCCGCGGCACGTTCGACGACGGTGCACTGCTGGGCTCCAGGGAAAGTCCGGAATGCCGGATCGATTCGATCGCGCAGTCCTGGAGCGTGCTGTCGGGCGAGGGCGATCCGGCCCGCGCCGTCACGGCAATGGAGGCCGTGCTCGATCAGCTGGTCGACGAGGATGCCCGGATCATCCGGCTGTTCACGCCACCTTTCATCAATTCCGCTAGGGATCCCGGCTATATCAAGGCCTATCCGCCGGGTGTGCGCGAAAATGGTGGGCAATATACCCATGCCGCAACCTGGGTGGTGATGGCGCTGGCGGAGCTGAAGCGGGGCGACGATGCTTTCCGCTGTTTCCAGATCCTCAATCCGATCACCCACTCGCTCGACAAGGCTTCAGCGGAGCAATACCGCGTCGAACCCTATGTCGTCGCGGCTGACGTCTACGGCCATGATCCCTATACGTCGCGCGGCGGCTGGACCTGGTATACCGGGTCTGCCGGCTGGCTCTACCGTGCCGCCGTCGAGGGCATCCTCGGCATCCGGCTGCAGGACGGCCGGCTCTATGTGCGCCCGTCGCTCCCGTCGGAATGGGACGGTTTTGCGGCAGAGGTGGAGCAAGGCGGCGGCAAATACCGCATTTCGGTCTCAAAAGCGTCCAATGACAGCGGCTACACTCTGTCAATCAACGGCTGCGAAGTCACCGATCCCGAAGAGGGATATCCGCTCGGATAA
- a CDS encoding OpgC family protein — translation MASTPTEAIVTGRSSLSAAAPVRDTRLDVLRGVALIMIFINHVPGQIFEYVTTKNFGFSDAAEAFVLISGIAVGLAYGSRFQPGNRLTVAIKAVKRAFTLYLAHMITTFMTLALFICGAWLFHRPGLLVEINILAVLMNLKEGIPALLLLGHQIGYNNILPMYGALMLMVPIILLLNARSPWLALGVSATVWLLAGIYEVAPHNMLIESYWFLNPLSWQFLFSIGIVSMLHIKRGGTIPQHPLLLTAAAGYVVLSFVWVTGHLWIFGNSLAALGLPTVITGFDKTFLSLPRLLHVLALTYLVISIPALSRILRRPVDHPLTILGRHSLNIFVAGTILAMIGQVVLYITNKDQLVGPLFVIAGIAIQFAYAYYLERKRQQGKVKGKLVTDTATIPVRVRIGGTANAYRRNDRK, via the coding sequence ATGGCAAGCACGCCGACCGAAGCCATCGTCACGGGGCGCAGTTCCCTATCCGCAGCTGCGCCAGTGCGTGACACGAGGCTCGACGTCTTGCGCGGCGTGGCGCTGATCATGATCTTCATCAATCATGTTCCCGGACAGATCTTCGAATATGTGACGACGAAGAATTTCGGTTTCTCCGATGCCGCCGAAGCCTTCGTGCTGATCTCGGGCATTGCCGTCGGCCTTGCCTATGGGTCCCGCTTCCAGCCAGGCAACCGGCTGACGGTGGCGATCAAGGCGGTAAAGCGCGCCTTTACGCTCTATCTCGCCCATATGATCACCACCTTCATGACGCTGGCGCTCTTCATCTGCGGTGCATGGCTGTTCCATCGGCCGGGATTGCTGGTTGAAATCAATATCCTGGCGGTTCTGATGAACCTAAAGGAAGGCATTCCGGCACTGCTCCTGCTCGGCCACCAGATCGGCTACAACAATATCCTGCCGATGTACGGCGCGCTGATGCTGATGGTGCCTATTATCCTGCTCTTAAATGCGCGCAGCCCTTGGCTGGCGCTCGGCGTATCGGCCACGGTCTGGCTGCTTGCGGGCATCTATGAAGTGGCGCCGCACAACATGCTGATCGAGAGCTACTGGTTCCTCAATCCGCTCTCCTGGCAGTTCCTATTTTCGATCGGCATCGTCTCGATGCTGCATATCAAGCGCGGCGGCACGATCCCGCAGCATCCGCTGCTGCTGACGGCCGCTGCCGGTTACGTCGTGCTGTCCTTCGTCTGGGTGACCGGCCATCTCTGGATTTTCGGCAACTCGCTGGCAGCACTCGGCCTGCCGACTGTTATCACCGGTTTCGACAAGACCTTCCTGTCGCTGCCGCGGCTGCTGCATGTGCTGGCGCTGACCTATCTCGTTATCAGCATCCCCGCGCTCTCGCGTATCCTGCGCCGTCCTGTGGACCATCCGCTGACGATCCTCGGCCGCCATTCGCTGAACATCTTCGTCGCCGGCACGATCCTCGCCATGATCGGCCAGGTGGTGCTCTACATCACCAACAAGGACCAACTGGTCGGTCCGCTCTTCGTGATTGCAGGGATCGCGATACAATTCGCCTATGCCTATTATCTCGAGCGCAAACGCCAGCAGGGCAAGGTCAAGGGGAAACTTGTCACCGATACCGCCACCATCCCCGTTCGGGTCCGCATTGGCGGAACGGCAAATGCCTATCGCCGGAACGATCGGAAATAG
- a CDS encoding VOC family protein — protein MKVLRIVANIQAADITPARRFYQDILGLDVIMDHGWITTFGAARSMNVQLSIASEGGSGTEVPDLSIEVDDLDAAFAAMSASGFPIEYGPADEPWGVRRFYVRDPFGKLVNILVHKN, from the coding sequence ATGAAGGTCCTGCGCATCGTCGCCAATATCCAGGCAGCGGATATCACCCCGGCCCGGCGCTTCTATCAGGATATCCTCGGTCTTGACGTCATCATGGATCACGGGTGGATCACGACGTTCGGCGCGGCGCGCTCGATGAACGTTCAGCTCAGCATCGCCAGTGAAGGCGGTTCCGGAACGGAGGTGCCCGACCTCTCGATCGAAGTCGATGACCTCGATGCTGCTTTCGCGGCGATGTCGGCCTCAGGCTTCCCGATCGAGTACGGCCCGGCCGACGAGCCTTGGGGCGTCAGGCGCTTTTATGTGCGCGATCCCTTCGGCAAGCTGGTGAACATCCTCGTCCATAAAAATTGA